In one window of Arachis ipaensis cultivar K30076 chromosome B06, Araip1.1, whole genome shotgun sequence DNA:
- the LOC107646619 gene encoding uncharacterized protein LOC107646619, translating into MQALEWLRMKLCTVENVNLHYAGMKREKEIKKIRGRMLITQSRQKSSADQRWKPLEFEEGEHVFQKVTPTTRIGRSIKTKKLNPRYIGPFEILKRIGPVAYRIALQPHLSNLHDVFHVSQLRKYTFDPSHVLEPESVQVREDLTLLVTPVRIDDTSIKRLCGKEVFLVKVAWSRAGIEEHTWELESDMQKDYPHLFLGN; encoded by the exons ATGCAAGCattggaatggctccgtatgaagcTTTGTACGGtagaaaatgtcaatctccacTATGCTGGTATGAAGCGGGAGAAAGAA ATAAAGAAGATCCGTGGCCGAATGCTTATAACTCAAAGCCGTCAGAAGAGCTCTGCTGATCAAAGGTGGAAGCCTTTGGAGTTTGAAGAAGGAGAACACGTCTTCCAGAAAGTTACTCCAACCACCAGAATAGGAAGATCCATTAAGACTAAAAAGCTAAATCCCCGTTacattggaccgtttgagatcctgAAGAGAATTGGACCAGTGGCGTATAGGATCGCTTTACAACCACATCTTTCgaacttgcatgacgtatttcATGTATCGCAGCTTCGTAAATACACTTTTGATCCAAGTCATGTCCTGGAACCAGAATCAGTTCAAGTAAGGGAAGATCTGACGCTTCTAGTAACTCCAGTCAGGATTGATGACACCAGCATCAAACGTTTATGCGGAAAAGAAGTTTTTTTGGtgaaagtagcttggagtcgggCTGGTATCGAAGAGCATACCTGGGAGCTTGAATCAGATATGCagaaggactacccacacctctttttaGGTAACTAA